In Campylobacter sp. 2014D-0216, the following proteins share a genomic window:
- a CDS encoding RsmB/NOP family class I SAM-dependent RNA methyltransferase, with amino-acid sequence MALLDLSIALESIYTQSQKEQILQSFDQEKNVNIFRNSLLIGNDELESILKNETIEFKKIDTYCYKIPFHFKSKLSAMSAFSEGKFYIQNYASYLCAKTLGVKTGESVLDMCAAPGGKSLNLANFMQNQGYLASCELSKTRFFTLKNTLETYQVKMAKCFLKDGRTIGKACPLKFDKILLDAPCSTFAKMGFGIQKNTKEIKQIANLQKKLLHSALLALKHGGELVYSTCTFLREENEAVLENALRNSNFHLELLDFELPNVQFIQAKSEEFDLSFAKRVLPDDYADGFFIAKVKKH; translated from the coding sequence ATGGCCTTGCTTGATTTAAGTATAGCTTTAGAAAGTATTTATACACAGTCACAAAAAGAGCAAATTCTTCAAAGCTTTGACCAAGAAAAAAATGTGAATATTTTTAGAAATTCTTTACTTATTGGAAATGATGAGCTCGAAAGCATTTTAAAAAATGAAACGATAGAATTTAAAAAAATTGATACATATTGCTATAAAATTCCATTTCATTTTAAAAGCAAATTAAGTGCGATGAGTGCATTTAGCGAGGGAAAGTTTTATATACAAAATTATGCTTCATATTTATGTGCAAAAACCTTAGGTGTAAAAACAGGAGAAAGTGTTTTAGATATGTGTGCTGCTCCTGGTGGAAAGAGTTTGAATTTGGCTAATTTTATGCAAAACCAAGGATATTTAGCAAGTTGTGAATTATCTAAGACTCGTTTTTTTACTTTGAAAAATACCTTAGAAACTTACCAAGTGAAGATGGCAAAGTGTTTTTTAAAAGATGGACGCACGATAGGAAAGGCATGTCCGCTTAAATTTGATAAAATTTTACTTGATGCACCTTGTTCTACTTTTGCAAAGATGGGTTTTGGCATCCAAAAAAATACTAAAGAAATCAAGCAAATTGCAAATTTACAAAAAAAATTACTGCATTCAGCATTGTTAGCTTTAAAACATGGCGGAGAGCTTGTTTATAGTACTTGCACTTTTTTAAGAGAAGAAAATGAGGCTGTTTTGGAGAATGCCTTGAGAAATTCTAATTTTCATCTTGAATTGCTTGATTTTGAATTGCCAAATGTGCAATTTATCCAAGCAAAAAGCGAAGAATT
- the ruvX gene encoding Holliday junction resolvase RuvX: MKTLALDIGLKRIGVALCVNKSIVMPLEAIIRKNRNQAAREVQEYIKEYEIDTLVVGIPLGGASEDEMRKRVEHFVALLEFDKEVFYVDESFSSKGAQELGVANLRKKDGKLDSLAAYLFLKDFYGLA; the protein is encoded by the coding sequence ATGAAAACTTTAGCATTAGATATAGGTTTAAAGCGTATAGGTGTGGCATTGTGTGTTAATAAGAGTATTGTTATGCCACTTGAGGCTATTATAAGAAAAAATCGCAACCAAGCAGCTAGAGAAGTTCAAGAGTATATCAAAGAATACGAGATAGATACTTTAGTCGTTGGAATTCCTTTGGGTGGAGCAAGTGAAGATGAAATGCGTAAAAGAGTGGAGCATTTTGTTGCCTTGTTGGAGTTTGATAAAGAAGTGTTTTATGTAGATGAAAGCTTTAGTTCCAAAGGAGCACAAGAGCTTGGTGTGGCAAATTTAAGAAAAAAAGATGGTAAGCTTGATTCTTTAGCTGCATATTTATTTTTAAAGGATTTTTATGGCCTTGCTTGA
- a CDS encoding DNA-processing protein DprA, with protein sequence MKFIDHLEAFDELLNPPARVYYKGNLKLLESRKVAIIGSRRMSVYTKNSLVELVSFLKKAKVCVVSGGALGVDIHAARLAYPHTIAIFANGLDEIYPKANASDILDIYNNALALSENAPDYKAKPYDFLLRNRLIIALSEVVVIAQADLKSGSMQSARLALSMNKPIYVLPHRKNESEGTNLLLAQNKAKLLYDYQQFAAMFGELECKQQQDDLLNFIKNEDDLEKVLQKFGDKVYEYELEGLVEISGVKIRVCI encoded by the coding sequence ATGAAATTTATTGACCATCTTGAAGCTTTTGATGAGCTTTTAAATCCTCCTGCTAGGGTGTATTATAAGGGGAATTTGAAGCTTTTAGAATCTAGGAAAGTTGCAATTATTGGTTCTAGAAGAATGAGTGTTTATACTAAAAACTCTCTTGTGGAGCTTGTGTCGTTTTTAAAAAAAGCTAAAGTTTGTGTGGTAAGTGGTGGAGCTTTGGGTGTAGATATTCACGCTGCAAGATTGGCTTATCCGCATACTATAGCGATCTTTGCAAATGGTTTAGATGAAATTTATCCCAAAGCTAATGCAAGTGATATTTTGGATATTTATAACAATGCTTTAGCATTGAGTGAAAATGCACCAGATTATAAAGCTAAGCCTTATGATTTTTTACTGCGAAATAGACTAATCATTGCTTTAAGCGAAGTGGTAGTGATCGCACAGGCTGATTTAAAAAGTGGTTCTATGCAAAGTGCAAGACTTGCTTTAAGTATGAATAAACCCATTTATGTGCTTCCTCATAGAAAAAATGAAAGCGAAGGGACTAATTTGCTTTTGGCTCAAAATAAAGCTAAATTGCTTTATGATTATCAGCAATTTGCAGCGATGTTTGGAGAGCTTGAGTGTAAACAGCAACAAGATGACTTGTTAAATTTTATAAAAAACGAAGATGATTTAGAGAAAGTTTTGCAAAAATTTGGCGATAAAGTTTATGAATATGAGCTTGAAGGTTTAGTGGAAATTTCTGGAGTAAAAATAAGAGTTTGTATATGA
- a CDS encoding divergent polysaccharide deacetylase family protein → MKTIDKKYKVLLALCLIVLGIFLFAFGSLFLSKPKYQIQEQNVTTPHETPINIAPVENNLSLEEVDLGLKNENLEFLDKNISEILNLHNKNNDVNLSQNDQNLSYDLNTTQEDLNQTKIEQNITITPKEANQTQAIKITKKPKNTKPRLAIIIDDMASHTHVDMLRKTHLKLIPSFFPPDKRHPYTAEFAKDFEFFMVHLPLAAIKYDKAELNTLHPSDDAQKIQQRVEYIKEHFPNVKFINNHTGSLFTSDKKAMEKLFKAFGENEFVFVDSRTIGNSKAKILANKYNQPYIARDVFLDNEDNIAYIKNQLKQAVDEAVKKGFAIAIGHPREKTFQALVQSKELLDLVELVYLNEIY, encoded by the coding sequence TTGAAAACGATAGATAAAAAATACAAAGTGCTTTTAGCACTTTGCTTAATTGTGCTAGGCATTTTTCTTTTTGCTTTTGGATCTTTGTTTTTATCAAAACCAAAATACCAAATTCAAGAACAAAACGTAACTACACCTCACGAAACACCTATAAACATAGCACCTGTAGAAAATAATTTAAGCTTAGAAGAAGTTGATTTAGGGTTAAAAAATGAAAATTTGGAATTTTTAGATAAAAATATCAGTGAAATTTTAAATCTACACAATAAAAACAATGATGTAAACCTTAGTCAAAATGATCAAAATTTAAGTTATGATTTAAATACTACCCAAGAAGATCTTAATCAAACCAAAATAGAGCAAAACATCACAATAACTCCAAAAGAAGCAAATCAAACACAAGCGATAAAAATTACCAAAAAACCTAAAAATACAAAACCGCGTTTGGCTATTATTATTGATGATATGGCTAGCCATACTCATGTTGATATGCTTAGAAAAACTCATCTTAAATTAATACCTTCGTTTTTTCCGCCCGATAAACGTCATCCATATACAGCTGAATTTGCAAAAGATTTTGAATTTTTTATGGTGCATTTACCGTTAGCAGCTATTAAGTATGATAAAGCAGAATTAAACACTTTACATCCTAGTGATGATGCGCAAAAAATACAACAACGCGTTGAATACATCAAAGAGCATTTCCCAAATGTAAAATTTATCAATAATCACACTGGCAGTTTATTTACATCAGATAAAAAAGCTATGGAGAAACTTTTTAAAGCTTTTGGTGAAAATGAGTTTGTTTTTGTAGATTCAAGAACTATAGGTAATTCTAAAGCTAAAATTTTAGCAAACAAATATAATCAACCATATATTGCTAGAGATGTATTTTTAGATAATGAAGACAATATAGCTTATATTAAAAATCAACTCAAGCAAGCAGTTGATGAGGCGGTAAAAAAAGGGTTTGCTATAGCTATTGGTCATCCACGTGAGAAGACTTTTCAGGCCTTAGTGCAAAGCAAGGAATTGCTCGATTTGGTTGAACTTGTGTATTTAAATGAAATTTATTGA